CAGACCACATCTGAATACACAATTGTTCCCCTACATTGTCCAGGTTACAAGATTAGCAGCTTAAAATGGAGGGATAGCGCATTCTGCATGTTAGTCCCAGGGTGTCAGCCTTGTTTGTGAAGTTAAAGTGCCGTGCATGGTTAAAGGCAGCTCAGAGCTCCAAAAAAAAGTTGACATTCTGGGCCAAGCCAACTCATTAGCACCATATTACCCGGCCCTGCCTGTGTAGTCTTCGCTAGCAAAAAGATTATGTCCACAATACTCACATAGAAAAGGTCCACAATTAGAAACTCATATACGGGGTCCCCCCTCCCACATGCCTTCTTACGCCAAGAAGATTCTTTGGGTGGAACTTCTGCAGTGCCACTGCTCTGTTAATTTAGGAAAATCAAGGTCTAGATACTAAACCTACTTGACGGTAATTGAaggtttaaaatatgaaaatactgCGAAAAactaattaacaaaaatgtcatCCAGCAACATGGCCATTAGAAGAGGCAGATTACAGATTAAGCGCATGGACTAGAAGAATGGTAAAGCCGTCCTACCCAAAGCTCtactaaaatgaaaacaaaatggttGGGGTAGGGGAAGCGACTCACAAGCAGAAGAGCGGGGAcgtgtaaaaaaatgtatgtgataAGTTGTAAGTAGAGAGGGAAAGAGTGGCGTGTGCAAAGTAGCTGCCAGAAAGTTTCACACAGTCAGGGAACTATCCACAGAAGAAAAATGCTGGTCTGACCAGGGGGTCTGGCTGGCATTCTCCTCCAGCTTAGCCTCTTCATCCACTATTGCTTCGGGAACCCTGTCTGTTTGTGCCATAGTTGCAGAAATATCCTCTGCTAATTCAGAGGATGACCCAGCAGGCTCTGGCACCAGGCCCGCTGCATCAGAACAGGTGGTTATCGTGCGATTCTGAACCTTTACCAAAACACTTGGCTCTGTGGCTTCAGAGTGGCCAGATTGTGTCATTTCTGACCCAGTGTCCAAGCCTGTATGGTTGTGGTTATGGTCATAAAGAGATACTACATTGCCCTCTGTGTACTCTGGGGGTGAGGCTGGTCTCCCAGAGTCCTCATCAGTAAAGCAAAGGACAGAGGAGCCAGCAGGAAGGAGGACAGGAGAGATAGAGGGATGGCAGGTGGATGACGGCAGCGTCATAGGCGTTTCCAGAAGACAAACTTCAAGACTCTCCACACTGGAATCCAGACTGAGACTAGAACCACTAGAGGCTTCATCACCTTCATCCAGCAACCTCTGGCGTTCCTCAGCACTCTGTAGGTGACGAACAGCAGCCTCATTTTCCAGGTGATAGTTCTCAGCAATAAATTCCTGGAAGTCCTGTGTTTCCGGATGCGGGGTAGTTACGACAGAGTCTTGAGGAAGCTCCTCTTCAACAAGCTGTGGTCGTGGTTGCTGCCTTTTGTTCTCCAGCTCAAGTTTCATGATTGTGTGGAGGTAGTGAGTCCGTACACGGATAGGGTTAAATTCTATACGCCCGGCGATATTACTG
This sequence is a window from Spea bombifrons isolate aSpeBom1 chromosome 2, aSpeBom1.2.pri, whole genome shotgun sequence. Protein-coding genes within it:
- the CSRNP2 gene encoding cysteine/serine-rich nuclear protein 2 codes for the protein MDAITSRSLKRKFEEVDAGSPISTPKDSDDEISNSDSAESCDSVNAPTSTGFIPTSILKRQKLLRQKNVRFDQVTVYYFSRRQGFTSVPSQGGSSLGMAQHHNSVRKYTLCEFAQEQEVTHREILREHLKEEKLHTRKMKLTKNGTVESEEADGLTLEDVSDEDIDVDNVEVDDYFFLQPLPTKRRRALLRAAGVHRIDAEEKQELRAIRLSREECGCDCRLYCDPEACPCSQAGIKCQVDRMSFPCGCSRDGCSNIAGRIEFNPIRVRTHYLHTIMKLELENKRQQPRPQLVEEELPQDSVVTTPHPETQDFQEFIAENYHLENEAAVRHLQSAEERQRLLDEGDEASSGSSLSLDSSVESLEVCLLETPMTLPSSTCHPSISPVLLPAGSSVLCFTDEDSGRPASPPEYTEGNVVSLYDHNHNHTGLDTGSEMTQSGHSEATEPSVLVKVQNRTITTCSDAAGLVPEPAGSSSELAEDISATMAQTDRVPEAIVDEEAKLEENASQTPWSDQHFSSVDSSLTV